The DNA window CATCTAGGGGTGTGGAGTTTTTCGCCAACTCAGCAACGGAAATGGAATTAGTTTCAGTTCTTAACCCTAAAACAAGAGCAACACTCAGGGCGATCGCTACTATTACAATTAAGAAGTTTCTTAAACGCTGCCCAAATTTAGATTCTGGCTTGGTGGGAGTATTAACGGATGCTTCTGTAGTCATAGCAAATTTATTCATACTTATTAACTATTGCCACTTTTTAGTTTATCGCTTTCTTTTTATCTGTCCGCCTCTACCTGCTTAAACCTGTGAAAAAACGAGTTACTTTAACATTTCCCAAGCGTGCTATTCAAATGCCTGTAACCTATGTACTGGCAAAAGATTTTAATGTAGCTGCCAATATTATCCGCGCCCAAGTCGCCCCCAATCAAATCGGTAAATTGGTGGTGGAACTTTCTGGAGATATTGATCAGTTAGATGCAGCAATTGAATGGATGCGATCGCGTCACATTGGTGTATCTTCCAGTTTGGGAGAAATTGCTATTGATGAAGATATCTGTGTTGACTGTGGCTTGTGTACTGGGGTATGTCCTACAGAAGCACTGAGTTTGCATCCAGAAACATATAAATTAACATTTACGCGATCGCGCTGCATTGTTTGTGAACAGTGTATTCCGACTTGTCCTGTGCAAGCAATTTCTACTAACCTTTAACTTAAGGAGAATATATCGGCTGTGACGCTGCGATCGTCAATTAACCTAGTCTCAGCCGGAGAATCATAAACCACTAACAGCGAAGGCACTCCTAATATATCTTGAAATAAAGTCATCCCCTCAGCATGATCATTGCGATTTCCATAAGGAATTTCTTGCACAAGCTGTGGATAGTTGAGCAGATTTTCTGAAGACTTCAAACCATTTTGCCAACGATAAACTTGCACTGGGCCATCTAAATCCATTGTTGGCCCAGCTAAAATTAATAAATCTTCTCTATCCAGACACAAATCACGAATTCCTAACCCATTCAGCCAAAGGAAATATTTTTTGTATTCTTTCTTTGCTTCACCAATCGGCATGAGTTTCAGCAATCCGGGACTGGAGTTTTGTAGTTCAATTTCCAGAACTATTGCCCAACCTCGTAATACAGGGCCACGCAACCCCAAAAAAATTCGGTTTTTATAAATAGCTAACCCTTCAATATCAAAACCATTGTCTTTACCGGGAATTGCAGCTTGAATAAATGCCCCCAAATGAGGGTCATTTGCTAAAGCAGACATTAGTAAATTGCCTTGTTTTGTGATTTCTAATTTTGCCGAAGTTAACTGTAAATTTGCGTCTTGTGGGTGTTGACAAGCAGAAACTAATTTGCCATCTATCAAAGGAATTCTGCCTAAGATATAACGATTAGGTTCGGTTTCAATTTTTGCCAGTCTCAAAACATTTTTTTGATCAGACTTGTCAGGTTTGGGTTTTTTGCGTTTGTAACTATGGGAACCAACTAACCATAAATAATAATCTGTATATGCCAATCCTTCAATATCAATTTCTTCGTCTTCTGAAGCAGGTAATTTAAGAAAATCTGAGACTTTATATTGTTGGTGTTCGGCAAATTTATTTTCTTCACTCAAAGTTAGTCTTTCCAAGGTAGAAGTTTCATCTGAGCCTAACCATAAATGTTTATCAGGTGTTAGCATTACTCCTGAAATATCTGTTCTGTATTCTCGAAAACTTTCAGTAAATGTGAGAATAACTTGCTTGATGATCTGTGAGTTTGGCATTTTTATGATGAATATTTTTTGTGATTACAGTAACTATCCAAGATAATGACAGCCATTTTAATCAGTATTAGACAACAATCTCTATAAACTCACTTTATTTTTAGATTCATCTCAAAATAATGCTAATATTAATACTCATCATTATAGTTATCAAGTTTAAAAAAACTATCTAGAGATAGATGGTTTTTTTAAACTGATGCTAGTATGCAATAACCCTAATCAGTAACTAGTTGCTATTAATTATGAAACTAGCCACCAAACCCACGGTCAAAACACTAGGCGAATACGCTTACCAAGCAATTCAAAAGCATTTTAATAAAACTTTAAAGTACGAAAAAACTGTTAAAAAAGATGAAGATCCTGAAGCATTACATCAAATGCGTGTAGGGATGCGCCGTCTCCGTACCGCAGTGAATCGGTTTGATATTGTACTAGATTTGCCAAAGCCAGCAAGTGATAAAAATATTGGTAAAATTGCTCGTCGGCTAGGTAGCCTCAGAGACTTAGACGTACTCAAAGAAAGTTTAGAACAGCTTTACCAACCAAAACTACCACATAAGGAACAAAAATCTCTACATAAAGCTTTTCAGGCTTTAGCAAAACAACGAGAAGTTGCATTAGCTGATGTGTTGAATACACTCAAAGATGAGCCATATAAATCTTTTAAACAAACATTAGAAGAATGGTTAGAAAAACCCCACTATCAATCTTTAGCTACTCTGCCAATTCAGCAAGTATTACCAGATTTACTCTTACCAGAAGTCAGTGTTTTCTTTCTCCATCCAGGGTGGTTAGTGGGAACTCAAGTTACCGAGTCTGAAGTGAAGATTCGCAGTGATTGGCAAGCTGAGAAAATAGAACAACATTTAACTAGTAAAGGTGAGACGATTCATGATTTACGCAAACAAGCAAAACGTTTGCGTTATCAAATGGAATTATTTGCTGAATTATATACAGACGCTTACACAGGGTACATTGTGGAAATAAAAAGCATACAAGATATTTTAGGGAGCATTCAAGATAGTGTGGTGATGGGACAGTGGCTGACCGATGTTTTTAAGTCAGAATTTAATAGTCATCTGCCTACTTTAGCTAACTTATTAGCCGAACATCGTCACCAATTATGGCAGCAGTGGCAACCGTTACAAGAAAAATACTTGATAGTAGAAAATCGACATAATTTTCATTTAGCCATCTTACAGCCAGCGTAAAATTTTGGGAGTGATTTTATCTGATTGTTTCTGTGACTAACGAGGAGTTAAACTAATAGGAGCTTCAAGGGATAGGACATAAACACTGCTTTGGGGAATTTGTACAATCCGGGTGTTTTCTGCGGAACTTAAACCTGTCAACAATCCTACAGCACTGCCTAACATAGCTCCTCGATCAAATTGCTCAGGATCTCCTTGGCTGATAAAGCCTAAAGTACTGCCGCCAATTCTCCCCCAAACCGAACCATTTTCAACTGCCTTATCATTAGCTCGCACATGGGTAATGGTAGTACCAGGAATCACTTGACTAGAGGCTTTGATGGTCACAATTCTGCCGTTAATCACTAAAGACTGTGCCACAATTCTTGCTCCGCCTTCTTTGGGTTTTAAAACTATACTGACTGGGGTATTTTCAGGCGCGATAACATTGCCTTGAGCATCTTTAATGGCACTAGCTAAAGGAAGAGTC is part of the Aulosira sp. FACHB-615 genome and encodes:
- a CDS encoding NIL domain-containing protein, whose product is MKKRVTLTFPKRAIQMPVTYVLAKDFNVAANIIRAQVAPNQIGKLVVELSGDIDQLDAAIEWMRSRHIGVSSSLGEIAIDEDICVDCGLCTGVCPTEALSLHPETYKLTFTRSRCIVCEQCIPTCPVQAISTNL
- a CDS encoding DUF3616 domain-containing protein — translated: MPNSQIIKQVILTFTESFREYRTDISGVMLTPDKHLWLGSDETSTLERLTLSEENKFAEHQQYKVSDFLKLPASEDEEIDIEGLAYTDYYLWLVGSHSYKRKKPKPDKSDQKNVLRLAKIETEPNRYILGRIPLIDGKLVSACQHPQDANLQLTSAKLEITKQGNLLMSALANDPHLGAFIQAAIPGKDNGFDIEGLAIYKNRIFLGLRGPVLRGWAIVLEIELQNSSPGLLKLMPIGEAKKEYKKYFLWLNGLGIRDLCLDREDLLILAGPTMDLDGPVQVYRWQNGLKSSENLLNYPQLVQEIPYGNRNDHAEGMTLFQDILGVPSLLVVYDSPAETRLIDDRSVTADIFSLS
- a CDS encoding CHAD domain-containing protein; translation: MKLATKPTVKTLGEYAYQAIQKHFNKTLKYEKTVKKDEDPEALHQMRVGMRRLRTAVNRFDIVLDLPKPASDKNIGKIARRLGSLRDLDVLKESLEQLYQPKLPHKEQKSLHKAFQALAKQREVALADVLNTLKDEPYKSFKQTLEEWLEKPHYQSLATLPIQQVLPDLLLPEVSVFFLHPGWLVGTQVTESEVKIRSDWQAEKIEQHLTSKGETIHDLRKQAKRLRYQMELFAELYTDAYTGYIVEIKSIQDILGSIQDSVVMGQWLTDVFKSEFNSHLPTLANLLAEHRHQLWQQWQPLQEKYLIVENRHNFHLAILQPA